A single window of Ananas comosus cultivar F153 linkage group 19, ASM154086v1, whole genome shotgun sequence DNA harbors:
- the LOC109725230 gene encoding predicted GPI-anchored protein 58 codes for MTLRAWNENACELMAPKRRYVRRTAPAPPPEVPEPAVPPVAPELAGPSEVQELRAQVATLAGRFDRLQGLLEQQAAAAAAAAGQGRDPPAPSAYAPDAAEGEGATAAPVEVQPAPVDIPPTASSSPTPNVATEEVERERGYMALTRFTKF; via the exons atgacgctaaGAGCCTGGAATGAGAACGCATGT gagctaatggcaccgAAGAGACGCTATGTTCGTAGGACCGCTCCGGCACCCCCTCCTGAGGTGCCAGAGCCAGCCGTGCCTCCTGTGGCGCCAGAGTTGGCTGGGCCTAGtgaggtgcaggagttgcgAGCACAAGTTGCCACACTAGCTGGACGGTTCGATCGGCTCCAGGGGTTATTGGAGCAgcaagcagcggcggcggccgcggcagCAGGTCAAGGTCGTGATCCGCCCGCGCCTTCGGCTTACGCTCCTGAtgcggcagagggtgagggtgCTACGGCGGCACCGGTGGAAGTGCAACCCGCGCCGGTGGACATCCCTCCTACGGCGTCGAGTTCTCCTACGCCCAATGTGGCGACTGAGGAGGTAGAGCGAGAGCGTGGTTACATGGCTCTCACAAGGTTTACGAAGTTCTAA